Proteins found in one Chlamydia pneumoniae TW-183 genomic segment:
- a CDS encoding insulinase family protein, which translates to MKAGDTYRNFIIKSCKDLPEIESKLLEAEHKPTGASIMMIVNNDEENVFNICFRTCPQTSNGVAHVLEHMVLCGSENYPVRDPFFSMTRRSLNTFINAFTGPDFTCYPAASQIPEDFYNLLSVYIDAVFHPLLTKQSFLQEAWRYEFNSENHLCYTGVVFNEMKGAMMSGEARLSEALNAAIFPSVTYGVNSGGEPREIVTLSHEDVRAFHQSQYSINRCLFYFYGNIKPSRHLDFLEEKLLRQATKLEKQAVSVPLQKRFKEPVRNILTYPVDHQEEDKVLFGISWLTCSILEQQELLALHVLEIILMGTDASPLKSRLLKSGFCKQTEMSIENDIREIPMTLVCKGCSPAGAQKLEALIFASLEEIIREGISENIVEGAVHQLELSRKEITGYSLPYGLSLFFRSGLLKQHGGSAEDGLRIHSLFSELRNSLKNSDYLAKLIRKYFLDNPHFARVILLPDTELVAKDNKDEQQLLLSVSEKLTDENKEKIQQNVRELTESQEQKEDLNGILPNLALDKVPTSGKEFPLIKEGLSQGEVLHHECFTNDIVFIDVVLDIPPLSGEELPWLRLLVFLMLQLGCGGRSYKEHLEFLLEHTGGVDVSYDFSPHANKNSFLSPSVSIRGKALSSKSEKLCGIVSDMLTSVDFTDIPRIRELLMQHNEALTNSVRNSPMSYAVSMACSGNSITGAMSYLTTGLPYVKKIRELTKNFDQNIDEAVVILQRLYTKCFSGKRQIVISGSAHNYQQLKDNKFYGLLDYLIVIPEPWENPSINLYVTSRGLHIPARAAFNALAFPIGDIAYDHPDAAALTVAAEILDNVVLHTKIREQGGAYGSGAAANLSRGSFYCYSYRDPEIATTYKTFLKGVSEIASGNFTKEDIYEGALGVVQGLDMPVAPGSRASVAFYRLKSGRIPVLRQAFRRSVLEVTKEHICMVMDKYLESTVQETTLISFAGEEMLRNNVLTLDKDFPIVPAI; encoded by the coding sequence ATGAAAGCTGGTGATACGTATAGAAATTTCATTATTAAGTCATGCAAAGATCTTCCTGAAATAGAAAGTAAGCTCCTTGAGGCGGAACATAAGCCGACAGGAGCTTCTATTATGATGATCGTCAACAACGATGAGGAAAACGTATTCAATATTTGCTTTAGAACATGCCCACAAACTTCTAACGGTGTTGCGCATGTTCTAGAGCATATGGTCCTTTGTGGTTCCGAGAACTACCCCGTGCGGGATCCCTTCTTTTCGATGACACGTCGTAGTCTGAATACCTTCATCAACGCGTTTACAGGTCCAGATTTTACATGCTATCCTGCAGCTTCTCAGATTCCTGAAGATTTTTATAATTTACTCAGCGTGTATATTGACGCCGTGTTTCATCCTTTGCTTACCAAGCAAAGTTTCCTTCAAGAGGCATGGAGATACGAATTCAATTCCGAGAATCATCTCTGTTATACAGGAGTAGTTTTCAATGAGATGAAAGGTGCGATGATGTCGGGAGAGGCACGGCTCTCTGAGGCTCTAAATGCAGCTATTTTCCCTTCTGTGACCTACGGCGTAAACTCAGGAGGAGAACCCAGAGAGATTGTAACTCTATCTCATGAAGACGTCCGAGCATTCCATCAAAGCCAGTATAGTATCAATCGATGCTTGTTTTACTTTTATGGAAATATCAAACCTTCCCGTCATTTAGATTTCTTGGAAGAAAAGCTACTCAGACAAGCTACAAAGCTAGAAAAGCAGGCAGTATCCGTACCTTTGCAAAAGCGGTTTAAGGAACCAGTAAGGAACATCTTAACGTATCCTGTCGATCATCAAGAAGAAGATAAGGTCCTTTTCGGAATTTCTTGGCTTACCTGTTCCATTTTAGAACAACAAGAACTTCTTGCGCTGCATGTGTTAGAAATTATCCTCATGGGTACAGATGCCTCTCCTTTAAAATCTCGATTGCTGAAATCAGGGTTCTGTAAGCAGACAGAAATGAGCATCGAGAATGATATCCGTGAAATCCCCATGACCTTGGTATGTAAAGGATGTTCTCCAGCAGGAGCCCAGAAATTAGAAGCTTTGATTTTCGCTTCTCTTGAAGAAATCATCCGCGAAGGGATATCAGAAAATATTGTAGAGGGAGCAGTTCATCAGTTAGAGTTATCTAGAAAAGAGATCACAGGATATTCTCTACCCTACGGGCTGTCTCTATTTTTCCGCTCCGGACTATTGAAACAGCACGGAGGCTCTGCCGAAGATGGCCTGAGAATCCATAGCCTCTTTTCTGAGCTCCGTAATTCGTTAAAAAATTCTGATTATCTTGCCAAGTTGATCCGCAAGTACTTCTTAGATAATCCACATTTTGCAAGAGTGATTTTACTTCCTGATACCGAACTTGTTGCTAAGGACAATAAAGATGAGCAGCAGCTTTTACTCAGTGTTAGTGAAAAACTCACAGACGAGAATAAAGAAAAAATTCAACAAAATGTACGAGAACTCACAGAATCTCAAGAACAAAAGGAAGATCTGAATGGTATTCTTCCTAACCTTGCTTTGGATAAAGTGCCCACGTCTGGGAAGGAATTTCCTTTAATTAAAGAGGGGCTGAGTCAAGGAGAAGTTCTTCATCACGAATGCTTCACGAATGATATTGTCTTCATAGATGTTGTCTTAGATATCCCTCCGCTATCTGGAGAAGAACTTCCTTGGTTGCGTTTGCTCGTATTTTTAATGTTGCAGCTGGGATGTGGAGGCAGGTCTTATAAAGAACATTTAGAGTTTTTGTTAGAACATACAGGTGGCGTGGACGTCTCTTATGATTTCTCTCCTCATGCAAATAAAAATAGTTTCCTCTCTCCATCGGTAAGTATCCGAGGCAAAGCTCTGTCATCGAAATCTGAGAAGCTCTGTGGTATTGTCAGCGATATGTTAACAAGCGTGGATTTCACGGATATTCCTAGGATTCGTGAGTTGCTGATGCAGCATAACGAAGCCTTGACCAATAGTGTGAGAAATAGTCCCATGAGCTATGCAGTGAGCATGGCCTGCTCTGGGAATTCTATAACAGGGGCGATGTCTTACTTGACTACAGGGCTTCCCTATGTGAAAAAAATTCGCGAACTCACAAAAAACTTTGATCAGAATATAGACGAAGCGGTTGTCATCCTACAACGATTATACACCAAGTGTTTCTCAGGGAAACGGCAAATTGTCATTAGTGGAAGCGCTCATAACTATCAGCAATTAAAAGATAATAAGTTTTACGGTCTTTTAGACTACCTGATTGTGATTCCCGAACCTTGGGAAAATCCAAGTATAAACTTATATGTAACCTCTCGGGGGTTGCATATTCCTGCACGTGCAGCATTCAATGCTCTTGCTTTCCCTATTGGCGATATAGCTTATGACCATCCTGATGCTGCAGCTCTAACAGTAGCAGCAGAGATCTTAGATAATGTGGTCTTGCATACTAAGATTCGAGAGCAAGGAGGAGCCTATGGCTCGGGAGCAGCTGCAAACCTATCACGAGGATCTTTCTATTGCTATAGTTATCGAGATCCAGAAATTGCAACTACCTACAAAACGTTTCTAAAGGGAGTGTCAGAGATTGCTTCTGGTAATTTCACTAAAGAAGATATCTATGAAGGAGCTCTTGGAGTTGTCCAAGGTTTGGATATGCCCGTAGCGCCAGGAAGCCGTGCTTCCGTAGCGTTTTATAGGCTAAAAAGTGGTAGGATTCCCGTGTTGCGCCAAGCATTCCGCCGTTCTGTCCTTGAAGTGACTAAAGAACACATTTGTATGGTTATGGATAAATATCTAGAGTCAACAGTTCAGGAGACAACTTTGATATCTTTTGCAGGGGAAGAGATGCTTCGTAATAATGTTCTTACTCTAGATAAAGATTTCCCCATAGTACCAGCAATTTGA